One part of the Kryptolebias marmoratus isolate JLee-2015 linkage group LG2, ASM164957v2, whole genome shotgun sequence genome encodes these proteins:
- the LOC108244420 gene encoding T-cell surface glycoprotein CD3 epsilon chain-like: MHQIGVQVVLIVVLMFEASAQGEATFWRKQVTLTCPEEGQWFNDGKEVNTNILQTYEFEYQQQAEYSCVYSDNKKYYFFVKGRACENCFEVDGRLFMLAIIVDLIGTSVLMMVVYSCTKKKVPDRPSQSRSARGGRASSAPSADYEQLNRGAEGTETYSAVVVRRT, translated from the exons ATGCATCAGATTGGGGTTCAGGTCGTGCTCATCGTCGTCCTCATGTTTGAAGCCAGTGCACAAG gaGAAGCAACGTTCTGGAGAAAACAAGTCACACTGACCTGTCCAGAAGAAGGACAATGGTTTAATGATGGCAAAGAAGTCAACACAAATATATTACAAACATATGAGTTTGAGTATCAACAGCAAGCTGAATACAGCTGTGTGTATTCCGATAATAAAAAGTATTATTTCTTCGTGAAAGGAAGAG CATGTGAGAACTGCTTTGAAGTGGACGGACGTCTCTTTATGCTGGCCATCATTGTGGATTTGATTGGGACATCAGTCTTGATGATGGTCGTCTACAGCTGCACCAAGAAGAAAGTCCCAGACCGACCCTCTCAAT CACGTTCTGCAAGAGGAGGCCGGGCTTCGTCTGCCCCTTCTGCTGACTATGAG CAACTGAACCGGGGCGCTGAAGGTACGGAGACCTACTCTGCTGTGGTGGTCCGGAGGACATAG